NNNNNNNNNNNNNNNNNNNNNNNNNNNNNNNNNNNNNNNNNNNNNNNNNNNNNNNNNNNNNNNNNNNNNNNNNNNNNNNNNNNNNNNNNNNNNNNNNNNNNNNNNNNNNNNNNNNNNNNNNNNNNNNNNNNNNNNNNNNNNNNNNNNNNNNNNNNNNNNNNNNNNNNNNNNNNNNNNNNNNNNNNNNNNNNNNNNNNNNNNNNNNNNNNNNNNNNNNNNNNNNNNNNNNNNNNNNNNNNNNNNNNNNNNNNNNNNNNNNNNNNNNNNNNNNNNNNNNNNNNNNNNNNNNNNNNNNNNNNNNNNNNNNNNNNNNNNNNNNNNNNNNNNNNNNNNNNNNNNNNNNNNNNNNNNNNNNNNNNNNNNNNNNNNNNNNNNNNNNNNNNNNNNNNNNNNNNNNNNNNNNNNNNNNNNNNNNNNNNNNNNNNNNNNNNNNNNNNNNNNNNNNNNNNNNNNNNNNNNNNNNNNNNNNNNNNNNNNNNNNNNNNNNNNNNNNNNNNNNNNNNNNNNNNNNNNNNNNNNNNNNNNNNNNNNNNNNNNNNNNNNNNNNNNNNNNNNNNNNNNNNNNNNNNNNNNNNNNNNNNNNNNNNNNNNNNNNNNNNNNNNNNNNNNNNNNNNNNNNNNNNNNNNNNNNNNNNNNNNNNNNNNNNNNNNNNNNNNNNNNNNNNNNNNNNNNNNNNNNNNNNNNNNNNNNNNNNNNNNNNNNNNNNNNNNNNNNNNNNNNNNNNNNNNNNNNNNNNNNNNNNNNNNNNNNNNNNNNNNNNNNNNNNNNNNNNNNNNNNNNNNNNNNNNNNNNNNNNNNNNNNNNNNNNNNNNNNNNNNNNNNNNNNNNNNNNNNNNNNNNNNNNNNNNNNNNNNNNNNNNNNNNNNNNNNNNNNNNNNNNNNNNNNNNNNNNNNNNNNNNNNNNNNNNNNNNNNNNNNNNNNNNNNNNNNNNNNNNNNNNNNNNNNNNNNNNNNNNNNNAATTGTGGTGTGCCATCACCAAAATacagggaaaaataaaacaatataatttattccagtgtggTGGGACAGGTTAAACGGTTTAAATGGTGACCAATCTGGGACTCTCGATTTGTTAGTGACGTATACATAGCTTCTGTTTCCATTCATGAAAGGGTCAACCAAAAGTGAGTGGTTAGTACTTAACTTCTTCTCGCCCCCTGCAGGAGAATGCTGGTACCACATCCCCTCTCCTCCCAAACAGACCCTCAGACAGCTGTCGGTTGGACGGACGTCCGTCTTCGCCGTGGATGAAAACGGTGAGGAACGTTCGATCTGAGCAGCTATCTGTCTCATTAAAAGGGAAGAGTTGACATTCTCCCTCAAACAATCAGGTAACCTGTGGTACAGGCAGGGCCTCACCCCCAGCTACCCCCAGGGATCTGCCTGGGAGCTCATCTCTAACAACGTCACCAAGGTCTCTGTGGGCCCGCTGGACCAGGTGGGTGGAGCCTGCGGTCTTCTTCTGGTTGGTGACATGTGATCAGAGGGTGGCTTCTTTCCAGGTTTGGATCATTGCCGATGGAATTCCGGGTTTTCCCACTGAGACTCCGGGGGCGGTCTGCCATCGGTTGGGGGTGGGGCCCATGCAGCCCAAGGGCCAGTCCTGGGACTACGGCATCGGGGTAGGTTCCTCACCGGTTTTTGTTGCTTCTCGTCTTTTGAAGCTTTGCATTAAATGCTCTCTGGCTTTCAGGGGGGCTGGGAGCACATCAGTGTGAGGGGGAACTCTGCGGAGGCGCCTCGGAGTCCCCACCCTCCCCCGCTGGGCCCCGCCCGCAGCCCAGCCCCCCAGAGAACGGTGAACGGGAGCGCAGTGTGTGTGTAGTCCGTGTTGCGGCCGTCTTCCTCCAGCCCTGTTTGTGCCTGGATCTGCATTCGCCTCCTGGAATCATTCCCTAATTCCCCTTCATGTGAAGGGACCGCACAACCGGACCGCACAGCCGCCAcgtctggatggatggatgagcgTCGGGGCCTGGCTGGGTTTCCAGGCGGAAGGACAGCCTGGATCCAGCAAAAAAGGGGTGCATGTGTTTGATTGTACGACTGCTAGGCATCATGGGACGGAGCaatagctttttatttcttcaccTTTGGAGAGGAGGGATTTCAGTGAAGGGCTAATTTACAGTCGTTGCTGCTGCAGCCTGagatctgtttgtttgtttgtttgtttgtttgcatgtcATTTGAATTCTGAGGATTTGTTGAAG
This Oryzias melastigma strain HK-1 unplaced genomic scaffold, ASM292280v2 sc02193, whole genome shotgun sequence DNA region includes the following protein-coding sequences:
- the LOC112138792 gene encoding tectonin beta-propeller repeat-containing protein 1, coding for MKGSTKSEWLVLNFFSPPAGECWYHIPSPPKQTLRQLSVGRTSVFAVDENGNLWYRQGLTPSYPQGSAWELISNNVTKVSVGPLDQVWIIADGIPGFPTETPGAVCHRLGVGPMQPKGQSWDYGIGGGWEHISVRGNSAEAPRSPHPPPLGPARSPAPQRTVNGSAVCV